Proteins found in one Enterococcus sp. 9D6_DIV0238 genomic segment:
- a CDS encoding gluconeogenesis factor YvcK family protein, with protein sequence MKMKTYRIRKPKIVVVGGGTGLPVILKSLRNQSADITAVVTVADDGGSSGEIRESMNLTPPGDLRNVLVALSDMPQLYEDIFQYRFDKSDKYFANHAIGNLIIAAVSEMRGSTYEAIQLLSKMMHVDGHIFPSSERPLTLHAVFKDGTVAVGESNIAVDRKTIDYVFVTNTNDDEQPKAARKVVKAIEEADMIVLGPGSLFTSILPNLVISEIGDAIINAEGEVVYICNIMTQKGETEHFTDADHVCVLHDHLKSKFVDTVLVNTEKVPDGYMDPDVYDEYLVQVEHDFQKLRSEGCRVISTDFLKLRDGGVFHDGDKVVDELFRIVFGARY encoded by the coding sequence ATGAAAATGAAAACTTACCGGATCAGAAAGCCTAAGATCGTTGTTGTCGGTGGTGGTACTGGGCTGCCTGTTATTTTAAAAAGCTTGAGAAATCAAAGCGCGGATATCACTGCTGTTGTAACAGTTGCTGATGATGGAGGCAGTAGCGGTGAAATCCGGGAATCAATGAACCTGACTCCTCCTGGTGATCTACGCAATGTGCTCGTTGCTTTATCAGATATGCCGCAGTTGTATGAAGATATTTTTCAGTATCGTTTTGATAAATCAGATAAGTATTTTGCTAATCATGCGATCGGCAATTTAATTATTGCCGCAGTTTCTGAAATGCGTGGTAGTACGTATGAAGCGATCCAATTGTTATCAAAAATGATGCATGTGGACGGACATATTTTTCCTTCATCAGAAAGACCATTGACCTTACATGCTGTTTTCAAAGATGGAACAGTGGCAGTTGGTGAATCGAATATTGCTGTAGACAGGAAAACGATCGATTATGTTTTTGTAACAAATACAAACGACGATGAACAGCCAAAAGCTGCTAGAAAAGTAGTAAAAGCAATTGAAGAAGCAGACATGATCGTTTTAGGTCCGGGAAGCTTATTTACTAGTATTTTGCCAAACTTGGTGATCAGTGAAATTGGAGATGCCATTATCAATGCAGAAGGTGAAGTCGTGTATATTTGCAATATCATGACACAAAAAGGTGAAACCGAGCACTTTACAGATGCAGATCATGTTTGTGTTTTACACGATCATCTCAAAAGTAAGTTTGTTGATACGGTATTAGTCAACACAGAAAAAGTACCTGATGGATACATGGATCCGGACGTTTATGATGAGTATCTTGTACAAGTGGAGCATGACTTTCAAAAATTAAGATCGGAAGGCTGCCGAGTGATTTCTACTGATTTTCTGAAATTAAGAGACGGTGGCGTTTTTCATGATGGTGATAAGGTAGTTGACGAGTTGTTCCGAATCGTTTTTGGAGCAAGGTATTAA
- a CDS encoding IS1182 family transposase — protein sequence MMSKHPMNGRDQYMMISLEELVPKDHLIRKIDKAIDFTFIYPIVESTYSTLGRPSIDPVVLVKIVFIQYLFGIRSMRQTIKEIDTNVAYRWFLGYDFNETIPHFSTFGKNYVRRFRETTLFEDIFAYILEQAAKARMITEDVLYMDSTHIKANANKHYFTREMTHIEAKAYQSELEKEINEERIKAGKRPFTFPTESELKERKISKVDPESGYYVKGEREKQFAYSAHTGCDEHGFILDVIVTPGNRHDSQIAPDLVASICTKFPAIHAVAADAGYKTATFIEFLRRRKLHPVLPYTRPRGDRTLLAKNQFVYDEYYDCYLCPENQPLHFSTLTREGYREYKSKSYICQNCPQLKQCTRSQNHQKVVTRHIWQAGLENAEHLRHTSFNRETYRKRKETIERVFADAKEKHGMRWTKYRTLEKVAVHTRLIFAAMNLKKLALWG from the coding sequence ATGATGTCAAAACACCCAATGAATGGAAGGGATCAATACATGATGATTTCCTTGGAAGAACTTGTCCCAAAAGATCACTTGATCCGAAAAATAGATAAAGCAATTGATTTTACCTTCATTTATCCAATTGTTGAATCAACTTATTCGACCTTAGGTCGACCAAGTATTGATCCTGTGGTTTTAGTCAAAATCGTCTTCATTCAATATCTCTTTGGTATCCGTTCCATGCGTCAAACGATAAAAGAAATAGACACTAATGTCGCTTATCGTTGGTTTTTAGGCTACGATTTCAATGAAACCATTCCACATTTCTCTACCTTTGGAAAAAACTATGTTCGCCGCTTTCGAGAAACTACACTCTTTGAAGATATTTTCGCCTACATACTGGAACAAGCTGCCAAGGCTCGGATGATTACGGAAGATGTTCTCTATATGGATTCTACTCATATCAAAGCTAATGCAAACAAGCATTATTTTACTAGAGAAATGACGCATATTGAAGCAAAAGCCTATCAATCAGAATTAGAGAAAGAAATTAACGAGGAACGCATCAAGGCAGGAAAGCGCCCTTTTACTTTCCCGACAGAAAGTGAGCTGAAAGAACGAAAAATAAGTAAAGTAGACCCTGAGAGCGGGTATTATGTAAAAGGAGAACGAGAGAAACAATTTGCTTATTCTGCTCATACTGGTTGTGATGAACACGGATTCATTTTAGATGTCATTGTAACGCCTGGTAACCGTCATGATAGTCAAATTGCTCCTGATCTAGTTGCCTCTATCTGTACTAAATTTCCAGCGATACATGCTGTAGCAGCTGATGCTGGGTATAAAACTGCCACTTTTATAGAATTTCTCCGACGGAGAAAACTTCACCCTGTTCTTCCTTATACACGACCTAGAGGTGATCGAACGTTACTAGCCAAAAATCAATTTGTCTATGACGAATACTACGATTGTTACCTGTGCCCTGAAAATCAACCCTTACATTTTTCTACACTTACTCGAGAGGGATACCGTGAATATAAGTCAAAATCTTACATTTGCCAGAATTGTCCGCAATTGAAGCAGTGCACAAGAAGTCAAAATCATCAAAAAGTAGTGACCCGTCATATTTGGCAAGCTGGGTTGGAGAATGCAGAACATCTTCGTCATACTTCCTTCAATCGAGAAACATACCGCAAACGTAAAGAAACTATTGAAAGAGTGTTTGCCGATGCAAAAGAGAAGCATGGGATGCGTTGGACAAAATACCGAACCTTGGAAAAAGTCGCAGTGCATACGAGACTGATTTTTGCTGCAATGAATTTAAAGAAATTAGCCCTGTGGGGCTAG
- the rapZ gene encoding RNase adapter RapZ, translating into MADNLQLVIITGMSGAGKTVAIQSFEDMGYFCIDNMPPSLIPKFWELIKESGKVTKIALVIDLRSRNFFREIQDMLVELENTNLIDTTIMFLDATDEELVSRYKETRRAHPLAMDGLVTEGIRKERAILEEIRGDAQVVIDTTDLSPRQLRERINEEFKTRDTHGFRVEMVSFGFKYGLPIDADIVMDVRFLPNPHYIPELRPLTGQDKSVYDYVMSFPETEEFYTRFIDLLQHVMPGYEKEGKSSITIAIGCTGGQHRSVALTERVGNELGKEYHVNITHRDKGKRKETVNRS; encoded by the coding sequence ATGGCTGATAATTTACAATTAGTAATAATCACTGGAATGAGCGGAGCAGGTAAAACTGTCGCAATTCAAAGTTTTGAAGATATGGGATATTTTTGTATCGATAATATGCCGCCAAGTCTGATTCCCAAATTTTGGGAATTGATCAAGGAATCAGGCAAAGTAACTAAAATTGCTTTGGTGATCGATCTACGTTCACGTAATTTCTTTAGAGAAATTCAGGATATGTTGGTCGAACTTGAAAATACGAATTTGATCGATACGACGATCATGTTTTTAGATGCAACCGACGAAGAGTTAGTTTCACGCTATAAAGAAACTAGACGTGCACATCCGTTAGCTATGGATGGCTTGGTCACTGAAGGGATCAGAAAAGAACGTGCGATTCTGGAAGAAATCAGAGGAGACGCTCAGGTCGTCATCGATACAACGGATCTTTCTCCAAGACAACTAAGAGAACGAATCAATGAAGAATTTAAAACACGCGACACACATGGTTTTCGTGTGGAGATGGTATCGTTTGGGTTTAAATATGGTCTGCCGATCGATGCAGATATTGTAATGGATGTACGTTTTTTACCAAACCCTCACTATATACCAGAGTTGAGACCATTGACTGGGCAAGATAAATCTGTTTATGACTATGTTATGAGTTTTCCAGAAACAGAAGAATTTTATACTCGCTTCATCGATCTATTGCAACACGTGATGCCTGGCTATGAAAAAGAAGGCAAATCAAGTATCACGATCGCGATCGGCTGCACTGGCGGACAACATCGTTCAGTCGCTTTGACAGAACGAGTAGGCAATGAACTTGGTAAGGAGTATCATGTGAACATTACTCATCGTGATAAAGGAAAACGGAAAGAGACGGTGAATCGCTCATGA
- a CDS encoding TM2 domain-containing protein produces the protein MTKSSTDNLQDKISINIVNENNNTQSVGGYVQQGRVVNKWIYFILAFFLGWIGAHKFYSGFSGKGIMYLVFSWTGIPALIAFFTAIMTLLKPADQNGNIIVSS, from the coding sequence ATGACGAAATCAAGCACTGATAATCTGCAAGACAAAATCAGCATCAATATTGTCAATGAAAACAATAATACTCAATCAGTTGGTGGTTATGTACAACAAGGTAGAGTAGTCAATAAATGGATTTATTTCATTCTAGCATTTTTCTTAGGCTGGATCGGTGCTCATAAATTCTACTCTGGTTTTTCTGGAAAAGGCATCATGTATCTTGTTTTCAGTTGGACTGGCATTCCAGCTCTTATTGCTTTCTTCACTGCGATCATGACTTTATTGAAGCCTGCTGACCAAAACGGCAACATTATTGTCTCTTCATAA
- the uvrA gene encoding excinuclease ABC subunit UvrA, translating to MANDKIVIHGARAHNLKDIDVTIPRDKMVVVTGLSGSGKSSLAFDTLYAEGQRRYVESLSAYARQFLGQMDKPDVDSIDGLSPAISIDQKTTSKNPRSTVGTVTEINDYLRLLFARVGHPICPNDNIEITSQSVEQMVDKVLELPEKTKIQILAPVIVKKKGQHKKIFEMIQREGYVRMRVDGETYDVSEAPELEKNKKHDISIVIDRIVVKDGIRSRLFDSFEAALRLADGYALVDVIDGEEMLFSEHYACPYCGFTVGELEPRLFSFNAPFGACPDCDGLGNKLEVDKDLVIPDGTKTLREGAIVPWNPISSQYYPQMLEQAAESFNIDMDTPFSELPEEHQDIILNGSNGEVFHFHYENDFGGVRDVEVPFEGVLTNIKRRYHETNSDFTRDQMRLYMTELTCTTCKGYRLNPQALSVKIDNTNIGQISELAIKKAVNFFETVTLSEQEQMIAKPILKEVKDRLNFLQNVGLDYLTLSRAAGTLSGGEAQRIRLATQIGSNLSGVLYILDEPSIGLHQRDNDRLIESLKKMRDLGNTLIVVEHDEDTMRASDYLIDVGPGAGHLGGEIVAAGTPDEVAENPKSLTGQYLSGKKVIPVPKERRKGNGKKIKVTGAAENNLKNVTVEFPLGEFVAVTGVSGSGKSTLVNQILKKALAQKLNRNSNKPGKHKSITGYKEIEKIIDIDQSPIGRTPRSNPATYTSVFDDIRDLFAKTNEAKVRGYKKGRFSFNVKGGRCEACRGDGIIKIEMHFLPDVYVPCEVCHGKRYNSETLEVHYKGKTIADILDLTVEDAVDFFQHIPKIHRKLKTIVDVGLGYVTLGQPATTLSGGEAQRMKLASELHKNSNGKNFYILDEPTTGLHTDDIARLLLVLERLVEAGNTVLVIEHNLDVIKSADHVIDLGPEGGDGGGTIVATGTPEDIAKVKTSYTGKYLKRVL from the coding sequence ATGGCAAACGATAAAATCGTTATTCATGGTGCACGCGCACATAATTTAAAAGATATAGATGTTACAATTCCGCGAGATAAGATGGTTGTAGTGACAGGTTTATCAGGTTCTGGGAAAAGTTCACTCGCTTTCGATACCTTGTATGCAGAAGGTCAACGCAGATATGTGGAAAGTCTTTCTGCTTATGCTAGACAATTTTTAGGTCAAATGGATAAACCAGATGTCGATAGTATTGATGGATTAAGTCCAGCAATTTCCATCGATCAAAAAACTACTAGTAAAAATCCGCGCTCAACTGTTGGTACGGTGACGGAGATCAATGATTATTTAAGATTATTGTTTGCTCGTGTTGGACATCCAATATGTCCGAATGACAATATTGAGATCACCAGTCAATCAGTTGAACAAATGGTGGATAAAGTCTTAGAATTGCCGGAAAAAACAAAGATCCAAATTTTGGCACCTGTGATCGTGAAGAAAAAAGGGCAACATAAGAAAATTTTCGAAATGATCCAGCGTGAAGGCTATGTTCGGATGCGAGTAGATGGAGAAACGTATGATGTTAGCGAAGCTCCTGAACTTGAGAAAAATAAGAAGCATGATATTTCTATAGTGATCGACCGAATCGTAGTGAAAGACGGCATTCGTTCACGCTTATTTGATTCATTTGAAGCGGCATTACGTTTAGCTGACGGTTATGCATTAGTAGATGTGATCGATGGTGAAGAAATGCTGTTTAGCGAACACTATGCATGTCCTTATTGTGGGTTTACTGTTGGCGAGCTTGAGCCGAGATTGTTTTCTTTCAATGCTCCATTTGGCGCCTGCCCTGATTGTGATGGGTTGGGAAATAAATTGGAAGTAGATAAGGACTTAGTGATCCCTGATGGGACTAAAACTTTACGTGAAGGAGCGATTGTTCCTTGGAATCCGATCAGCTCGCAATATTATCCGCAAATGCTGGAGCAAGCAGCTGAAAGTTTTAATATCGATATGGATACACCATTCAGTGAATTACCAGAAGAGCATCAGGATATTATTTTGAATGGGTCTAATGGAGAAGTTTTTCATTTCCATTATGAAAATGATTTTGGCGGTGTTCGTGATGTTGAAGTACCTTTTGAAGGTGTCTTAACGAATATCAAGCGCCGTTATCATGAAACGAATAGTGATTTCACGCGTGATCAAATGCGTTTATACATGACTGAATTGACTTGTACGACGTGTAAAGGTTATCGCTTAAACCCACAAGCTCTTTCTGTAAAAATCGATAATACAAATATTGGACAAATCAGTGAATTAGCAATCAAAAAAGCGGTAAACTTTTTTGAAACAGTCACTTTATCTGAACAAGAACAAATGATTGCCAAACCGATTTTGAAAGAAGTAAAAGACCGATTGAACTTTCTGCAAAATGTTGGTTTAGATTATTTGACTCTTAGTCGAGCTGCGGGAACCTTGTCCGGCGGAGAAGCACAGCGTATTCGTTTAGCTACACAGATAGGTTCCAATTTATCTGGCGTTTTATATATATTGGATGAACCATCGATCGGTCTCCATCAGCGAGATAATGACCGTTTGATCGAGTCACTCAAAAAGATGCGGGATTTAGGAAATACACTGATTGTTGTAGAACATGATGAGGATACGATGCGGGCTTCTGATTATTTGATCGATGTAGGTCCGGGCGCAGGCCACCTTGGTGGAGAAATCGTTGCAGCCGGAACCCCTGATGAGGTAGCAGAAAATCCTAAATCGTTGACAGGTCAGTATCTATCCGGTAAAAAAGTCATTCCGGTACCAAAAGAGCGTCGCAAAGGGAATGGCAAAAAAATCAAGGTTACTGGTGCAGCAGAGAATAATCTGAAGAATGTAACTGTTGAATTTCCTTTAGGTGAATTTGTTGCAGTGACTGGTGTTTCTGGTTCAGGGAAAAGTACATTAGTTAATCAGATCTTAAAAAAGGCCTTGGCACAAAAACTCAACCGTAATTCTAATAAACCTGGAAAGCATAAGAGTATCACAGGCTATAAAGAAATCGAAAAAATCATTGATATCGACCAAAGTCCGATCGGTCGAACACCGCGTAGTAATCCTGCGACCTATACAAGTGTTTTCGATGACATCCGTGATTTGTTTGCAAAAACGAATGAAGCAAAAGTGCGTGGCTATAAAAAAGGTCGTTTTAGCTTTAACGTAAAAGGTGGTCGCTGTGAAGCTTGTCGCGGAGATGGAATCATCAAGATCGAAATGCACTTTTTACCTGATGTATATGTTCCTTGTGAAGTTTGTCATGGCAAACGCTATAACTCTGAAACGTTAGAAGTCCATTATAAAGGCAAAACGATTGCTGATATTCTTGATTTGACAGTGGAAGATGCTGTAGACTTTTTCCAACATATTCCTAAGATCCATCGTAAATTAAAAACAATCGTTGATGTAGGATTAGGTTATGTGACGTTAGGACAGCCCGCAACGACATTATCAGGTGGAGAAGCGCAACGGATGAAGCTGGCTAGTGAACTGCACAAAAATTCCAATGGTAAAAACTTCTATATCTTGGATGAACCAACCACTGGCCTGCATACGGATGATATTGCTCGTTTGCTGCTTGTATTGGAGAGATTAGTTGAGGCGGGAAATACGGTCTTAGTGATCGAGCATAATCTAGATGTCATCAAGTCAGCAGATCATGTGATCGATCTTGGTCCAGAAGGCGGAGATGGTGGAGGAACGATCGTTGCCACTGGAACGCCGGAAGATATCGCGAAAGTCAAAACTAGCTATACTGGTAAATATTTGAAACGGGTTCTATGA
- the clpP gene encoding ATP-dependent Clp endopeptidase proteolytic subunit ClpP, which yields MNLIPTVIEQSSRGERAYDIYSRLLKDRIIMLSGPIDDNVANSVIAQLLFLDAQDSEKDIYIYINSPGGSVSAGLAIFDTMNFVKADVQTIVLGMAASMGSFLLTAGQKGKRFALPNAEIMIHQPLGGAQGQATEIEIAAKHILDTRDRLNKILAERTGQPLEVIERDTDRDNFMTAQQAKEYGLIDEVMENSSALS from the coding sequence ATGAACTTAATACCAACAGTCATTGAACAGTCATCTCGTGGAGAAAGAGCTTATGATATTTATTCACGATTATTAAAAGATAGAATCATCATGTTAAGTGGTCCGATCGATGATAATGTAGCCAACTCAGTAATTGCTCAATTATTATTTTTGGATGCACAAGACTCTGAAAAAGATATCTACATCTACATCAATTCTCCTGGCGGCAGTGTTTCTGCTGGATTAGCAATTTTCGATACGATGAATTTTGTTAAAGCAGACGTCCAAACGATCGTACTTGGGATGGCCGCATCAATGGGCAGCTTTTTACTAACTGCTGGTCAAAAAGGCAAACGTTTTGCCTTGCCTAATGCTGAAATCATGATCCATCAACCACTTGGTGGTGCACAAGGACAAGCGACAGAAATCGAAATCGCTGCAAAACATATCTTGGATACACGTGACCGTTTGAACAAAATCTTGGCTGAGCGAACTGGTCAGCCTTTAGAAGTCATCGAACGCGACACAGATCGTGACAACTTCATGACAGCTCAACAGGCAAAAGAATACGGCTTGATCGATGAAGTAATGGAAAATAGCAGTGCCTTAAGCTAA
- a CDS encoding DsbA family protein, translating to MDISIIDATKVTTKNGLVIGQESAPIKMVEFMNVRCPYCKKWFEDSFDLLEKYVKEGKVQRIIKLFDKEKETLQPGNVMHHHIDYDLPERGLLSLKQMYDTQDQWGHLSLADVAVFAQDNLQLAEKKNPAMIDTVIAEANAANIKFVPTIVIGEHIFDESVTTEELISYIEGK from the coding sequence ATGGATATCTCAATTATCGATGCAACAAAAGTCACTACAAAAAATGGTTTAGTCATTGGTCAAGAATCAGCTCCAATAAAGATGGTCGAATTTATGAATGTTCGTTGTCCCTACTGTAAAAAATGGTTTGAAGACTCTTTTGACCTTTTAGAAAAATATGTTAAAGAAGGAAAAGTTCAGCGTATTATCAAGCTATTTGATAAAGAGAAAGAAACATTACAGCCTGGAAACGTGATGCATCACCACATTGATTACGACTTACCAGAAAGAGGATTACTTAGTTTAAAACAAATGTATGACACGCAAGATCAATGGGGGCATCTTTCATTAGCAGATGTTGCCGTCTTTGCCCAAGATAACCTACAGCTAGCTGAAAAGAAAAATCCTGCAATGATCGATACTGTGATTGCTGAAGCAAATGCTGCTAATATCAAATTTGTTCCAACGATCGTTATTGGTGAACATATCTTTGATGAATCTGTTACAACGGAAGAATTGATCAGCTACATTGAAGGAAAATAA
- the uvrB gene encoding excinuclease ABC subunit UvrB, with protein sequence MIERETSNTFDLVSKYQPDGDQPEAIKRLTEGIEGGEKAQILLGATGTGKTFTISNVITEVNKPTLVIAHNKTLAGQLYGEFKEFFPNNAVEYFVSYYDYYQPEAYVPSSDTYIEKDASINDEIDKLRHSATSSLLERNDVIVVASVSCIFGLGDPKEYSEQVVSIRVGMEMDRSQLLTNLVNIQFERNDIDFQRGRFRVRGDVVEIFPASRDEHALRVEFFGDEIERIREVDALTGEIIAETEHVAIFPATHFVTNEDHMEHAISQIQAELDERLKVLRSENKLLEAQRLEQRTNYDIEMMREMGYTSGIENYSRHMDGRSEGEPPYTLLDFFPDDFLLVIDESHVTMPQIRGMYNGDRARKQMLVDYGFRLPSALDNRPLRLEEFEEHVHQIVYVSATPGPYEHEQTDTVIQQIIRPTGLLDPLIEVRPIMGQIDDLVGEINERVAKNQRVFVTTLTKKMSEDLTDYFKELGIKVKYLHSDIKTLERTEIIRDLRLGEFDVLVGINLLREGLDVPEVSLIAILDADKEGFLRSERSLVQTIGRAARNSDGRVIMYADKITDSMQKAMDETARRRSIQEKYNEEHGIVPKTIIKEIRELISISKANNEKNEPFKIDKSYHEMTRQEKADLLMKLEKEMKDAAKALDFETAATLRDTILELKAAD encoded by the coding sequence ATGATAGAAAGAGAAACCTCCAATACATTTGACTTAGTCTCAAAGTATCAGCCGGATGGTGATCAGCCGGAGGCAATCAAGCGATTGACAGAAGGGATCGAAGGCGGCGAGAAAGCTCAGATTCTACTTGGAGCGACAGGAACAGGTAAGACATTTACCATTTCTAATGTAATCACAGAGGTCAATAAGCCAACTCTGGTCATCGCGCATAATAAGACATTAGCTGGACAGCTTTATGGTGAATTCAAAGAATTCTTCCCGAATAACGCGGTCGAGTATTTTGTCAGTTATTATGATTATTACCAGCCAGAGGCTTATGTTCCTTCCAGCGATACATATATAGAAAAAGATGCCAGTATCAATGATGAAATCGATAAATTACGTCACTCAGCAACAAGCTCATTATTAGAAAGAAATGATGTGATCGTTGTTGCTTCGGTTTCTTGTATCTTTGGTTTGGGAGACCCTAAAGAATATAGTGAACAAGTTGTATCGATTCGTGTAGGTATGGAGATGGATCGTAGTCAGTTGTTGACGAACTTGGTCAATATTCAATTTGAGCGTAATGATATTGACTTTCAGCGGGGCCGTTTTAGAGTTCGGGGAGATGTGGTTGAAATTTTTCCGGCATCTAGAGATGAGCATGCGTTAAGAGTCGAATTTTTTGGTGATGAGATCGAACGAATCAGAGAAGTGGATGCGTTGACGGGAGAAATAATTGCAGAGACAGAGCATGTAGCAATTTTCCCAGCAACTCACTTTGTGACGAATGAAGATCATATGGAGCATGCTATTTCTCAGATTCAAGCAGAATTAGATGAGCGATTAAAAGTATTACGTAGTGAAAATAAATTATTGGAAGCACAACGCTTGGAACAACGAACGAATTATGACATTGAAATGATGCGTGAAATGGGCTACACATCCGGCATCGAGAATTACTCCCGTCACATGGATGGTCGTTCAGAAGGGGAGCCGCCATATACATTACTGGATTTCTTCCCAGATGACTTTCTGTTAGTGATTGATGAATCACATGTGACGATGCCTCAAATCAGAGGGATGTACAATGGAGACCGAGCAAGAAAACAAATGCTGGTCGACTATGGTTTCCGTTTACCAAGTGCATTGGATAATCGCCCGCTTAGGTTGGAAGAATTTGAAGAGCATGTTCATCAAATCGTGTATGTTTCAGCAACTCCAGGGCCATATGAACATGAACAGACGGATACTGTGATCCAGCAGATCATTCGTCCAACTGGCTTACTAGATCCATTGATCGAAGTTCGTCCGATCATGGGACAAATCGATGATCTGGTTGGTGAAATCAATGAACGTGTAGCGAAGAACCAACGGGTTTTCGTTACTACACTCACGAAAAAAATGTCAGAGGATCTAACAGATTACTTCAAAGAATTAGGGATCAAGGTCAAGTATCTGCATAGTGATATCAAAACATTGGAACGAACGGAGATCATTCGAGATCTACGTTTAGGAGAATTCGATGTGTTAGTCGGGATCAACTTACTAAGAGAAGGACTTGATGTACCGGAAGTATCATTGATCGCTATTTTAGATGCTGATAAAGAAGGCTTCTTGAGAAGTGAGCGTTCTCTTGTTCAGACGATCGGAAGAGCGGCGCGGAATTCAGATGGTCGAGTGATCATGTACGCGGATAAAATAACTGATTCGATGCAAAAAGCGATGGATGAAACAGCTCGTCGTCGTTCGATCCAAGAGAAATATAATGAAGAACACGGGATCGTGCCGAAAACGATCATCAAAGAGATTCGGGAATTGATTTCGATTTCTAAGGCGAACAATGAAAAGAATGAACCATTCAAGATCGATAAGTCTTACCATGAAATGACTCGTCAGGAAAAAGCAGATTTATTGATGAAACTGGAAAAAGAAATGAAAGATGCTGCAAAAGCGCTGGACTTTGAAACAGCCGCTACGCTGAGAGATACGATCTTAGAGCTAAAAGCAGCAGATTAA
- the whiA gene encoding DNA-binding protein WhiA: MSFASDVKKELTTLEVHREHARAELAALIRMNGSLSIVNQQFVLNVQTENAAIARRIYSLLKDHYDVRSELLVRKKMKLKKNNVYIVRLKQGTKDVLADLDILDGMMFNSHVSDEIMGNAQKMRSYLRGAFMASGSVNNPETSRYHLEIFSIYEEHNEDICQMLNYYDLNARTLERRNGYISYLKGAERIADFLTLIGATNSMLKFEDVRIVRDMRNSVNRLVNCETANLNKTIDAASKQIENIQYIESVVGLTALPEKLQEIAELRLEYPEVSLKELGEMIPSGAISKSGINHRIRKINEFAEKLREKSA; encoded by the coding sequence ATGTCTTTTGCCTCAGATGTGAAAAAAGAACTAACGACGTTAGAAGTCCATCGGGAACATGCTAGAGCAGAACTTGCTGCATTGATTCGAATGAATGGGTCACTAAGCATCGTGAATCAGCAATTCGTGTTGAATGTCCAAACAGAAAATGCTGCGATCGCAAGACGTATTTATTCTCTTTTAAAAGATCATTATGACGTACGATCGGAGTTGCTCGTTCGAAAAAAAATGAAGCTGAAGAAGAACAATGTTTATATTGTTCGTTTAAAACAGGGAACTAAGGACGTTCTTGCAGATTTAGATATTTTAGATGGAATGATGTTCAATAGCCATGTATCAGATGAAATCATGGGGAATGCCCAAAAGATGAGATCTTATTTACGTGGTGCTTTTATGGCTTCTGGCTCAGTCAATAATCCTGAAACCAGTCGTTACCATTTAGAAATATTTTCTATTTATGAAGAACACAATGAAGATATTTGTCAAATGCTGAATTATTATGATTTGAATGCACGGACGCTAGAGAGAAGAAACGGCTATATTTCTTATTTGAAAGGTGCAGAGCGGATCGCTGATTTTTTAACATTGATCGGTGCAACGAATTCGATGTTAAAATTTGAAGATGTCCGAATCGTGCGGGATATGCGCAATTCTGTTAATCGTTTGGTCAATTGCGAAACAGCGAACTTAAATAAGACGATCGATGCTGCATCAAAACAAATTGAAAATATCCAGTATATTGAAAGTGTGGTAGGTTTAACGGCTCTACCAGAAAAATTACAGGAAATCGCTGAATTGCGTTTGGAATATCCGGAAGTCAGTCTGAAAGAACTTGGTGAGATGATTCCTTCAGGTGCAATTTCAAAATCGGGAATCAATCATCGAATCAGGAAAATCAATGAATTTGCTGAAAAACTTAGAGAAAAAAGTGCATAG